A portion of the Lysinibacillus timonensis genome contains these proteins:
- a CDS encoding DUF6063 family protein, with protein sequence MRYEQDQVLKAFSLFSELAQKGMATGDLARAYKVEEPIRSLTDHFVEMNDAVCLSVGQELYLVPKTKLSPFHISNDQLKKMYLGSKATNVDLYLLYFCSIVLIGCFYDSYQSAEPTLNFIILDEWLNEVNKRMDSLKEHDEEKLDQLEKEFSYRWTAIIEKWDALDDVKETANKQSGNTLSRLSFLDTARRFLIGNQVVEDIGNGEIAITEKTKVIVGRYFMEREFNRGILEFLYAFEEAPKK encoded by the coding sequence TTGAGATATGAACAGGACCAAGTTTTAAAAGCATTTTCTTTATTCTCAGAGCTTGCTCAAAAAGGAATGGCTACGGGTGATCTTGCCCGTGCGTACAAAGTAGAAGAACCAATTCGATCACTCACTGACCATTTTGTTGAAATGAATGATGCAGTCTGTCTTTCTGTGGGACAAGAGTTATACCTCGTTCCGAAAACGAAACTCTCACCTTTTCACATAAGTAATGACCAATTGAAAAAAATGTATCTTGGATCGAAGGCGACCAATGTGGATCTTTACTTGTTATACTTTTGTTCCATTGTTCTAATTGGTTGCTTTTATGATAGTTACCAGTCAGCAGAACCAACGTTAAACTTTATTATTCTTGATGAATGGTTGAATGAAGTGAATAAACGAATGGATAGTTTAAAAGAACACGATGAAGAAAAATTAGATCAACTTGAAAAGGAGTTTTCTTATCGTTGGACGGCAATCATCGAAAAATGGGATGCACTTGATGATGTAAAAGAAACAGCCAATAAACAATCAGGAAATACTTTAAGTCGCTTAAGTTTTTTAGACACTGCTCGAAGATTTTTAATAGGGAATCAGGTTGTTGAAGACATTGGAAATGGGGAAATAGCGATTACTGAAAAGACAAAAGTCATTGTCGGCAGGTATTTTATGGAACGTGAATTTAATAGAGGTATATTGGAGTTTTTATATGCTTTTGAAGAAGCGCCAAAAAAATAA
- a CDS encoding dihydrofolate reductase family protein: MTNNVKQRRIILDLAVTLDGFIEGENGEVDWCIMDPDMGFTDFLNRIDTILYGRKSYDLWGQYIPKNEDPDTEKEIWKLVHSKKKYVFSRTQNEIDHQAIFINDNILEEVNKLKKKSGKDIWLYGGANLITTFINLGLVDEFRLSIHPVVLGEGKPLFIDLKQRINLKLVNTRTFSSGVVQIIYHWNGN, from the coding sequence ATGACGAATAACGTAAAACAGAGAAGAATAATTTTAGATTTAGCAGTTACTTTAGATGGTTTTATTGAAGGGGAAAATGGAGAAGTTGATTGGTGCATTATGGACCCTGATATGGGGTTTACTGATTTCTTAAATCGAATTGATACTATTTTATATGGTAGAAAAAGCTACGATTTATGGGGACAATATATTCCAAAAAATGAAGACCCTGATACCGAAAAGGAAATTTGGAAATTGGTTCATAGTAAAAAGAAATATGTTTTTTCCAGAACACAAAATGAGATTGATCATCAAGCAATATTTATAAATGATAATATTCTTGAAGAAGTAAATAAATTGAAGAAAAAGTCTGGTAAAGACATCTGGCTATATGGTGGAGCGAATCTCATTACAACTTTTATAAATTTGGGGCTTGTTGATGAATTCAGATTATCTATTCACCCTGTTGTTTTGGGAGAAGGAAAACCGTTGTTTATTGATTTAAAACAGAGGATAAATTTAAAACTGGTTAATACAAGAACATTTTCCTCTGGCGTTGTGCAAATAATTTATCATTGGAATGGTAACTAA
- a CDS encoding putative holin-like toxin, with the protein MTVFEALMLAIAFTTLVLLILSFNHKK; encoded by the coding sequence ATGACAGTATTCGAAGCACTAATGCTAGCAATCGCTTTCACTACATTAGTACTATTAATCCTGTCTTTTAACCATAAAAAATAA
- a CDS encoding putative holin-like toxin has protein sequence MTVFEALMLAIAITTLVLLILSFNHKK, from the coding sequence ATGACAGTATTTGAAGCACTAATGCTAGCAATTGCTATTACTACATTAGTACTATTGATCCTGTCTTTTAATCATAAAAAATAA
- a CDS encoding DUF6339 family protein produces the protein MKIKFLSEDALQDLRVNFESYKEHYYKRDDAWFDAYFSEEGRLIESKIEFEKPVFNDDPNYMVSDFENVKVIYEALRHLTVSQATQEKLWAGLSHVQMRDFVYYRLENELNKKNDKRIFSAMFYKYNVKRSIFIHIIARLWWVGYMTYDEENTENPYWLTEFFCSADFSARSTVFFSSNFTSNKAVTKGILKALITLRDEGVQIKREHFIESTKYLNISGGAMVLDLLNEDEVKEIVEKRVRKVFGLQDNLVISK, from the coding sequence ATGAAAATTAAATTTTTATCTGAAGATGCCTTACAAGACCTTCGTGTGAACTTTGAAAGCTACAAAGAACACTACTATAAGCGGGATGATGCTTGGTTTGATGCTTATTTTAGTGAAGAAGGTAGATTAATAGAGTCAAAAATTGAATTTGAGAAACCAGTCTTTAATGATGACCCTAATTATATGGTAAGTGATTTTGAAAATGTGAAAGTCATATATGAAGCATTAAGACATTTAACAGTATCACAGGCCACACAAGAAAAACTTTGGGCTGGATTGTCCCATGTCCAAATGAGAGACTTTGTATACTATCGTTTAGAAAATGAGTTGAATAAAAAGAACGATAAAAGAATCTTCTCAGCTATGTTTTATAAGTACAACGTTAAACGATCTATTTTTATTCACATCATAGCTCGACTATGGTGGGTTGGTTATATGACATATGATGAAGAAAATACAGAGAATCCATATTGGCTAACAGAATTCTTCTGTTCTGCTGATTTCTCAGCACGTTCAACCGTATTTTTTTCAAGCAACTTCACTTCTAATAAAGCAGTTACAAAAGGAATATTAAAAGCCCTTATTACATTGCGTGATGAAGGTGTCCAAATTAAACGTGAGCATTTTATTGAATCAACAAAATACCTCAACATTTCAGGTGGGGCTATGGTGCTTGATTTACTTAATGAGGATGAAGTGAAAGAGATTGTTGAGAAGAGGGTTAGGAAAGTTTTTGGATTACAGGATAATTTAGTTATAAGCAAATAA
- a CDS encoding UvrD-helicase domain-containing protein: MFISSTMQSGAGLKYEIEVWNAIKKTFYNEEAFAIHHYPLFFKSGATLREIDILFVHQQLGLFVIEVKGLSINQIEKIQGHHWHLNDFRSESVAPFHQASQQMYMLVDDLNKNLLLGKRLNRFTLVALPMVTKAQWSAKGFNQQLNAPTPIFSDDLQNREAFKAKIESFTQGVMERPLSEQDWLRIQMYFNLDLQEKRKVGTTEDTIDIVREGTELRIPGTYEVEYKMQLFSRLYVFSNFEEFKNMEEEIKKLLFDGVKIYVLSYDEKVEAVCKKDYIKFLKAFQLNVYIGQSVEPLQLTQFDNGVGIDDVIDALSRHFKKFNKGQYNAIHLKVDENTHEMITAGAGTGKTHVMIDRIIYLLIHERVPLKDIIMITFTNASTNEMKKRLEEKFITLFDLTHQSKYLQYAEDVREMQISTIHSFAKKIIKQLAHEIGFGQNVKLRSFIYEKQLIVQKLVDEYFANKPVDFFKNHHIRYYELIKFVTDMWEEMEKKGLSQHEIKHLEWGKTNKESAGISEILQYIFAKCEEEINKIKQQQNAITMGDLIRKLKDFTNKPEVLKQLDENCFIFVDEFQDSDDVQIELIAKLQEVLNYNLFVVGDIKQSIYRFRGADYRSFDELDKRKKQGSVIKEVPLQYNYRSSKQLLDRMHNLFEIWGSMEDPLLTYSGKNDRLESFSPSAYGDRNWFIQEYSNKKDWKVKVRKLLGNAIQTRTTSDSKVAVIVRTNYQARVMKDICKDLDIATTENLDGTFFSTHVVKHFHMLIQGLLYPNEPKLLLNALETPYFDFRIPYHVLMLFKGDKDKLVSYISEKSKDVIQHYKNLLREHAPMAVIQTIIYESKILQRMQFYFERQGESSEVAKLSALKYERNLQHLMTIIEKNFNQQQLSLNTLLNWLTLQMNTNRSENEPAIDQNQAVVTITTVHRSKGLEYDTVILPISDYPYNKVVSKFYIQDSEKLIKGKKRKIGWKLKKHQNNYYGDLSNVEKVELMKEEVRLLYVAFTRAEQRIMVMLPEQDVSNSWSHLLKQAGLKGNEN, translated from the coding sequence ATGTTTATAAGCTCAACTATGCAATCTGGAGCAGGTCTAAAGTACGAAATTGAAGTGTGGAATGCTATCAAAAAAACTTTCTATAATGAAGAGGCTTTTGCAATTCATCATTATCCTTTATTTTTTAAATCCGGGGCTACCCTGCGTGAAATTGATATTTTGTTTGTTCACCAGCAATTGGGTCTTTTCGTAATCGAGGTGAAAGGCTTATCCATTAACCAAATAGAGAAAATCCAGGGACATCACTGGCATTTAAATGATTTTAGAAGTGAATCAGTAGCGCCATTTCACCAAGCGTCACAACAAATGTACATGCTAGTGGACGATTTGAACAAGAATTTATTACTTGGTAAACGACTCAATAGATTTACGCTTGTTGCATTGCCAATGGTTACAAAAGCACAATGGAGTGCTAAAGGATTCAATCAACAATTAAATGCTCCTACGCCCATATTCAGTGATGATTTACAAAATCGAGAGGCGTTTAAAGCAAAAATTGAATCTTTTACACAAGGGGTAATGGAAAGACCGTTAAGTGAACAAGATTGGCTACGTATTCAAATGTACTTTAATTTAGATTTACAAGAAAAAAGGAAGGTTGGAACTACTGAAGATACTATCGACATAGTACGAGAAGGAACGGAACTCCGTATTCCTGGTACATACGAAGTAGAGTATAAAATGCAATTATTTTCAAGATTGTATGTTTTCTCTAACTTTGAAGAGTTTAAAAATATGGAGGAGGAGATTAAAAAGCTTTTATTTGACGGTGTGAAAATTTATGTATTGTCATATGATGAAAAAGTCGAGGCTGTATGCAAAAAAGACTATATTAAATTCTTAAAAGCATTCCAGTTAAATGTTTATATTGGTCAATCAGTTGAGCCGTTGCAATTAACGCAATTTGATAATGGTGTTGGAATAGATGATGTAATAGATGCTCTAAGCAGACATTTCAAAAAGTTTAACAAAGGTCAATATAATGCAATTCATTTAAAAGTAGATGAAAATACTCATGAAATGATTACTGCAGGTGCAGGTACTGGGAAAACACATGTCATGATTGATCGAATAATATATTTGTTAATCCATGAACGAGTTCCATTGAAAGACATTATTATGATTACTTTTACAAATGCATCCACAAATGAAATGAAGAAACGTTTAGAAGAAAAGTTCATTACACTATTTGATTTGACACACCAATCAAAGTACTTACAGTATGCAGAAGATGTACGTGAAATGCAAATTAGTACAATACATTCTTTTGCTAAAAAAATTATTAAACAATTAGCACATGAAATAGGTTTTGGGCAAAATGTTAAATTAAGAAGTTTTATTTACGAAAAACAACTCATTGTTCAGAAATTAGTTGATGAGTACTTCGCTAATAAACCAGTCGACTTTTTTAAAAATCATCATATTCGTTATTATGAGCTTATTAAATTTGTTACAGATATGTGGGAAGAGATGGAGAAAAAAGGTTTATCACAACATGAGATTAAACATTTAGAGTGGGGTAAAACCAATAAAGAATCAGCTGGAATAAGTGAAATACTCCAATATATTTTTGCCAAATGTGAAGAAGAAATTAATAAAATTAAGCAACAGCAAAATGCTATTACCATGGGAGATCTTATTCGTAAATTAAAAGATTTTACCAATAAACCAGAAGTATTAAAACAATTAGATGAGAACTGTTTCATATTTGTCGATGAATTCCAAGATAGTGACGATGTTCAAATTGAGCTTATTGCAAAATTGCAAGAAGTCCTGAACTATAACTTGTTTGTTGTAGGCGATATTAAGCAGAGTATCTACCGGTTCCGTGGAGCTGATTATCGTTCTTTTGATGAATTAGATAAGCGCAAAAAACAAGGTAGTGTAATTAAAGAGGTACCACTCCAGTACAATTACCGAAGTTCAAAGCAATTACTTGATAGAATGCATAACCTCTTTGAAATTTGGGGAAGTATGGAGGACCCTTTACTGACCTACTCAGGAAAAAATGATCGTTTAGAAAGTTTTTCACCTTCAGCATATGGGGATCGTAATTGGTTTATTCAAGAATATAGTAATAAAAAAGATTGGAAAGTAAAAGTTAGAAAACTGTTGGGAAATGCCATTCAAACACGGACAACATCAGATAGTAAAGTGGCAGTTATCGTAAGAACAAACTATCAAGCACGTGTCATGAAGGATATTTGTAAGGATTTAGACATTGCTACGACGGAAAATTTAGATGGTACCTTTTTCTCAACACATGTTGTAAAACATTTTCACATGCTAATACAAGGTCTATTATACCCAAATGAACCCAAGCTTTTATTAAATGCATTAGAAACACCTTATTTTGATTTTAGAATCCCATATCATGTTCTAATGCTGTTTAAAGGAGATAAAGATAAATTAGTTTCTTATATTAGTGAGAAATCGAAAGATGTTATACAGCATTATAAGAATTTATTACGCGAACATGCACCAATGGCCGTTATTCAAACAATAATCTATGAATCTAAAATTTTGCAGCGGATGCAATTTTACTTTGAACGGCAAGGTGAAAGTTCAGAAGTAGCTAAACTAAGTGCATTGAAATATGAGAGAAATCTACAACATTTAATGACAATTATTGAAAAAAATTTTAATCAACAACAATTGTCTTTAAATACACTTTTAAATTGGTTAACGCTACAAATGAATACGAATCGTAGTGAAAATGAGCCCGCTATTGATCAAAATCAAGCTGTTGTAACGATTACAACGGTCCATCGTTCAAAAGGTCTAGAGTATGATACGGTAATTTTACCAATTTCAGATTATCCGTATAACAAGGTAGTATCAAAGTTTTATATACAAGATAGTGAGAAATTAATAAAAGGAAAAAAACGTAAAATTGGTTGGAAATTAAAAAAACACCAAAATAATTATTATGGTGATTTATCAAATGTAGAAAAAGTAGAGTTAATGAAAGAAGAGGTGCGTTTGTTGTATGTAGCGTTTACACGTGCAGAACAACGGATCATGGTGATGTTACCGGAGCAAGATGTGTCTAATTCATGGTCACATTTACTAAAACAAGCAGGTTTGAAAGGGAATGAAAATTGA
- a CDS encoding 3'-5' exonuclease — MVTVQEEIKYTEEQQQVIDYGGNQLLVKGIAGSGKTLVLLQTAYKIASENPNETVAIFSFGGPLSEAAEKQLSKYKLPNITVITFHKWAYKAYLDTYFEKPNYAKSLYKYFNDALKEVEKINPSHRFIKTKDLHSFIREEISWIKGRGIKSEVEYLQAPRRGRGSKVRLSQNDRKILYQIYIYYELNKENRLDYDDSAIKLVDRINSIPNSVKYDHVFVDEAQDLTKLSLQLLVSIARKSCRIGADIGQKIYATTFTWKEVGLELRGNRVRTLQKSFRSTKQIVKLAQSLQRHDEITNDEDFTEHVVPAKDGPVPVIVLCKNRETQDKAIIEAAKELMKTSEKATVGILCRNWETATRLQVQMNRLGIEYSEIGDNKDYQRKHKAPKGTHLEPGIKFTTFHTAKGLEFYYVLIADLVNPDAETRLGDEFDWDIERRLLYVAMTRAKVELQIYSYEENTKLIKEFDSTLYEKLTI, encoded by the coding sequence ATGGTAACCGTACAAGAAGAAATAAAATATACGGAAGAGCAGCAACAAGTTATTGATTATGGTGGAAATCAACTATTAGTTAAAGGAATTGCGGGAAGTGGAAAAACTCTGGTATTACTACAAACTGCATATAAAATTGCTTCTGAAAACCCTAATGAAACGGTAGCAATTTTTTCTTTTGGAGGACCGTTATCAGAAGCAGCTGAAAAACAGTTAAGTAAATACAAATTACCAAATATAACTGTAATAACTTTTCACAAATGGGCATATAAGGCTTACCTTGATACATATTTTGAAAAGCCAAACTATGCGAAAAGTCTATACAAATATTTTAATGATGCGCTAAAAGAAGTTGAAAAAATTAATCCTAGCCATCGATTCATTAAAACTAAAGATTTGCATTCTTTTATTAGAGAGGAAATCAGTTGGATTAAAGGGCGTGGTATTAAGTCAGAAGTAGAATATTTACAAGCACCACGACGCGGTCGTGGTAGTAAAGTTCGTCTTTCACAAAATGACCGTAAAATCCTATATCAGATATATATCTATTACGAATTAAATAAAGAAAACCGATTGGACTATGACGATTCAGCGATTAAACTTGTCGATAGGATAAATTCTATCCCAAATTCGGTAAAATATGATCATGTATTTGTGGATGAGGCACAAGATTTAACCAAATTGAGTTTACAATTACTAGTTAGTATTGCACGTAAGTCATGTAGAATTGGTGCTGATATTGGCCAAAAAATATATGCAACAACATTCACTTGGAAAGAAGTTGGATTAGAATTAAGAGGAAATCGTGTTAGAACACTTCAGAAATCATTCCGTTCAACAAAACAAATAGTGAAACTTGCACAAAGTTTACAACGACATGATGAGATTACTAATGATGAGGATTTTACAGAGCATGTAGTACCAGCAAAAGATGGTCCAGTACCAGTTATTGTATTATGCAAAAACCGTGAAACACAGGATAAAGCAATTATTGAGGCAGCAAAAGAGTTAATGAAAACAAGTGAAAAAGCAACAGTAGGTATTCTATGTCGTAATTGGGAAACGGCAACGAGATTACAAGTTCAAATGAATCGTTTAGGAATTGAGTATTCGGAAATTGGTGATAATAAGGATTATCAACGTAAACACAAGGCTCCAAAGGGTACGCATCTTGAGCCGGGAATCAAATTTACTACTTTCCACACAGCAAAAGGACTTGAATTCTACTACGTGTTAATTGCAGATCTTGTAAATCCAGATGCAGAAACACGGCTAGGTGATGAGTTTGATTGGGACATAGAGCGTCGTCTACTTTATGTAGCTATGACTCGAGCGAAAGTAGAATTACAAATCTACTCTTACGAAGAAAATACAAAATTAATTAAAGAATTTGATTCTACTTTATATGAAAAATTAACGATTTAG
- a CDS encoding Sau3AI family type II restriction endonuclease, whose amino-acid sequence MFVYNNDISEEDLLTYARQLEGKKLREIGEFDEVNKWLSKSNNKGAIGNAIQVVYFGIPANSIKEADFNYHNLELKVTPIKQNKNKTLSSKERLVLSVINYETDYVYEFEESPLLKKSQHMLLIFYLHEDDVDVLEYKILKAVKFTIPQEDLPTIREDYNTIINKIKAGKAHQISESDTTYLAACTKGAGNGKDERKQPFSKELAKQRAFSFKQKYMSVYFNSIFSKQAYEKLNIPEQFSFSTYLNNMLAPFINLTTNEIEKKLNYKPTKDIKTDKSYLPRLVSKIFGIEGTNLEKIEQFQKGNVKFKTIRLRQKATDNQDMSWPNIDFHEIYSTEFEDSTWYEWFVETKYLFVVFEDTDEGTVLRKQLLWNAPPEMLEALQTLYNHIKWQLHNDEIKVEIIKNSKDQEVWKNNLPGKGFVPYFQIRPKGNKGSEFTTLPDGRKFKKQCLFLNKEYLRSLL is encoded by the coding sequence TTGTTTGTCTATAATAATGATATATCAGAAGAAGATTTACTTACATATGCGAGACAATTGGAAGGTAAAAAATTAAGAGAAATTGGAGAATTTGATGAAGTTAACAAGTGGCTCTCGAAGAGTAATAATAAGGGGGCTATTGGGAACGCTATTCAAGTTGTTTATTTTGGGATTCCTGCAAACTCCATTAAAGAAGCAGATTTCAATTACCACAATCTAGAACTAAAGGTTACACCTATTAAGCAGAATAAAAATAAAACATTGTCTTCGAAAGAACGTTTAGTTTTGAGTGTGATTAATTATGAAACTGATTACGTTTATGAATTTGAAGAAAGCCCATTACTAAAAAAGTCACAGCATATGTTACTCATATTTTATTTACACGAAGATGATGTTGATGTGCTCGAATATAAAATATTGAAAGCAGTAAAATTTACTATACCTCAAGAGGACCTCCCTACTATTCGTGAAGATTACAATACTATAATTAATAAAATCAAAGCTGGTAAAGCCCATCAAATCTCTGAAAGTGACACTACTTACCTTGCTGCATGTACTAAGGGTGCAGGTAATGGTAAAGACGAACGAAAACAGCCATTTTCAAAAGAACTAGCAAAACAACGTGCCTTTTCATTTAAGCAAAAATACATGTCAGTATATTTTAACTCAATTTTTAGTAAGCAAGCCTATGAAAAGCTGAATATACCAGAGCAATTCTCGTTTAGTACTTATCTTAATAATATGTTAGCTCCTTTTATAAACTTAACAACTAATGAAATTGAGAAAAAACTAAATTATAAACCAACAAAAGATATCAAAACAGATAAATCCTATTTACCTAGACTAGTATCCAAAATTTTTGGTATAGAAGGTACTAACCTGGAGAAAATTGAGCAATTTCAAAAAGGTAATGTAAAGTTTAAAACTATACGTTTACGTCAAAAGGCAACAGACAATCAAGATATGTCTTGGCCAAATATCGACTTTCACGAAATTTACAGTACTGAGTTTGAGGATTCTACATGGTACGAGTGGTTTGTAGAAACAAAGTATTTATTTGTAGTCTTTGAGGACACTGACGAGGGAACCGTATTAAGAAAACAATTACTTTGGAATGCTCCACCTGAGATGCTTGAAGCTCTTCAAACTCTTTATAATCATATTAAATGGCAGCTTCACAATGATGAAATAAAGGTGGAAATTATCAAGAATTCAAAAGATCAAGAAGTATGGAAAAATAACTTACCTGGAAAAGGATTTGTCCCCTATTTCCAAATTCGACCTAAAGGTAATAAAGGATCCGAGTTTACTACTTTGCCAGATGGACGGAAGTTTAAGAAGCAGTGTTTGTTTTTGAATAAGGAGTATTTGAGAAGTCTATTATAA
- the dcm gene encoding DNA (cytosine-5-)-methyltransferase, with the protein MSKTLNVVELFAGVGGFRLGLEKANSDVFKTVWANQWEPSRKVQHAFECYASHFKTGVDEYSNKDITTVPDEHFANLEIDLLVGGFPCQDYSVARSLSGEKGLEGKKGVLFWEIKRVLENSHPKYVLLENVDRLLKSPSKQRGRDFAIMLATFRELNYIVEWRVINAAEYGGAQKRRRVFIFAYKNDLDLATSQLGFTQYEVVFKEGFFAKTFPVKEEPYKDRIATVELPEDILQISNEFSFGFHTAGVMIGGKVFTAHTEVLHEEFTPLKDIILDESEVEEKYYLSESAVEKFAYLRGSKKIERTSASGHKYIFSEGGMSPTDELDGPGRTMLTSEGTVNRSTHIIEVNGRKRFLTPLECERLNSFDDNWTAGMPDRMRYFCMGNALVVSLITKMGQTILEIDTEETVTSEQIELFV; encoded by the coding sequence ATGAGTAAAACTCTGAATGTAGTCGAGTTGTTTGCGGGCGTAGGCGGATTTCGATTAGGTTTAGAAAAAGCGAACTCAGACGTTTTTAAAACTGTTTGGGCTAACCAATGGGAGCCGTCACGTAAAGTACAACATGCGTTTGAATGTTATGCGAGTCATTTTAAGACTGGCGTTGATGAATATAGTAATAAAGATATTACCACAGTTCCAGATGAACATTTTGCAAATTTAGAAATAGATTTATTAGTCGGTGGATTTCCTTGCCAAGACTACTCTGTTGCACGTTCACTTTCAGGAGAAAAGGGCCTTGAAGGTAAAAAGGGCGTACTATTTTGGGAGATTAAACGTGTACTAGAAAATTCACATCCAAAGTATGTGTTATTAGAAAACGTAGATCGTCTATTAAAATCGCCATCAAAACAGCGCGGTCGAGATTTTGCTATTATGTTGGCGACATTCCGTGAGTTAAACTATATCGTAGAATGGCGTGTAATTAATGCTGCAGAATACGGTGGGGCTCAAAAGCGTCGTAGAGTATTTATCTTTGCATATAAAAATGATTTAGATTTAGCAACTAGTCAATTAGGTTTTACACAATACGAAGTTGTATTTAAGGAAGGTTTCTTTGCAAAAACATTTCCTGTTAAAGAAGAGCCATACAAGGATAGAATAGCTACTGTCGAATTACCAGAAGATATATTACAGATATCAAATGAGTTCTCATTTGGATTCCATACGGCTGGGGTTATGATAGGTGGCAAGGTATTTACAGCACATACAGAAGTTCTCCATGAAGAATTTACTCCATTAAAAGATATCATTTTAGATGAGTCTGAGGTTGAAGAAAAATACTATCTATCAGAATCAGCAGTTGAGAAATTTGCGTATTTAAGAGGATCAAAGAAAATTGAAAGAACATCTGCAAGTGGACATAAATACATCTTCTCAGAAGGTGGTATGTCACCAACCGATGAGTTAGATGGACCAGGGCGCACAATGTTAACAAGTGAGGGGACTGTTAATCGTAGTACCCACATTATTGAAGTAAATGGCCGTAAACGTTTCTTAACACCGTTAGAATGTGAACGTCTAAACTCATTTGATGATAACTGGACAGCAGGAATGCCTGATAGAATGAGATACTTTTGTATGGGGAATGCGTTAGTAGTTAGTCTTATTACGAAAATGGGACAAACTATTTTGGAGATTGATACTGAAGAGACAGTGACTTCGGAACAGATTGAGTTATTTGTATAA
- a CDS encoding helix-turn-helix transcriptional regulator, producing MGFTYDRLWKLALEKKLNKTTLRDKAGITSASLARLSKNKNVSMDVLDRICNCLECNIEDIIEHVPKKESIKI from the coding sequence ATGGGATTCACTTATGATAGATTATGGAAGTTAGCCTTAGAAAAAAAGTTGAATAAGACTACTCTTAGAGATAAAGCTGGGATAACTTCAGCTTCTCTAGCTAGATTAAGCAAAAATAAGAACGTTAGTATGGATGTTCTTGATAGAATTTGTAACTGTTTAGAATGTAATATTGAAGATATTATTGAACATGTTCCAAAAAAGGAGAGCATTAAAATATGA